One genomic segment of Primulina tabacum isolate GXHZ01 chromosome 9, ASM2559414v2, whole genome shotgun sequence includes these proteins:
- the LOC142556132 gene encoding pentatricopeptide repeat-containing protein At4g02750 — protein sequence MRFIRQLRTTFSRSYQTRTRIHAQTTTLPERRNNKVTDSDVVKCNIAITDYMRNGQCNAALRLFNSMPRKNSVSYNTMISGYLSNSKFDLAQELFDVMPQRDLVSWNVMLSGHIKNKNLGAARLLFDEMPAKDVVSWNAMLSGYAQNGLVHDARRIFDLMPEKNEISWNGILAAYVQNGMIEQARMLFDSKEKWAVVSWNCLMGGYLKQKRMVEAREIFDRMPVRDEVSWNTMITCYAQNGKLDEARRLFEESPVRDVFTWTAMVSGYIQNGKLDEAREIFDEMPEKSVVSWNAMIAGYVQSKNMNLARELFDAMPDRNISSWNTIITGYSQNGDIAHARSLFDRMHHRDCISWAAIIACYAQSGDSEEAIRMFVEMKRYGERINRSAFTSVLSTCSDVAAFELGKQIHGRVIKAGYEFGCFVGNALLAMYCRCGSIDEAQEVFIGIEHRDVVSWNTIIIGYARHGFSKEALEHFHSMKQACIQPDEVTMVGVLSACSHTGLVELGRKYFDSMNHDYGIVANSKHYTCMIDLLGRAGRLDDAQNLMKNMPFEPDAATWGALLGASRIHGNTELGEKAAEMIFALEPWNAGMYVLLSNLYAASGRWLDVNKMRFKMWDTGVKKIPGYSWVEVQNKIHTFSVGDFAHPESDMILAFLEEQDLKMKLDGYNSTTKLVLHDVEEEEKQQMLKYHSEKLAVAYGIIKIPEGRPVRVFKNLRVCEDCHTAIKHMAKIMGRLIILRDPNRFHHFNGGECNCGDYW from the exons ATGCGTTTCATCAGACAACTGCGGACGACTTTCTCTCGTTCTTACCAAACAAGAACGAGAATCCATGCTCAAACTACAACCTTGCCAGAGCGCAGGAACAACAAAGTTACGGACTCCGATGTCGTGAAATGCAACATCGCCATCACGGATTATATGCGAAACGGCCAATGCAACGCGGCATTGCGTTTGTTCAACTCTATGCCTCGGAAAAATTCCGTTTCTTACAACACTATGATATCTGGGTACCTCTCAAATAGCAAGTTTGATCTCGCTCAGGAGCTGTTCGATGTAATGCCGCAGAGGGACTTGGTTTCTTGGAATGTGATGCTGAGTGGGCATATAAAGAACAAGAATCTTGGGGCAGCTCGTCTCTTGTTCGATGAAATGCCTGCAAAGGATGTTGTCTCGTGGAACGCTATGTTGTCGGGGTATGCACAGAACGGGCTCGTACATGATGCCAGGAGAATTTTTGATTTGATGCCGGAGAAAAATGAGATCTCGTGGAATGGGATTCTTGCGGCTTATGTTCAAAATGGGATGATTGAGCAGGCTAGGATGTTGTTTGATAGCAAGGAGAAGTGGGCTGTGGTTTCTTGGAATTGTTTGATGGGTGGCTACTTGAAGCAGAAGCGGATGGTTGAAGCAAGAGAGATTTTTGATCGTATGCCTGTTAGGGATGAAGTATCATGGAATACCATGATTACTTGTTACGCTCAAAATGGGAAGCTGGACGAGGCAAGGAGATTATTCGAGGAGTCCCCGGTTCGTGATGTCTTTACATGGACAGCAATGGTGTCAGGTTATATACAGAATGGTAAGTTAGACGAGGCAAGGGAAATCTTTGACGAGATGCCTGAGAAGAGTGTCGTTTCTTGGAACGCAATGATCGCTGGATATGTACAGAGCAAGAACATGAATCTGGCTAGAGAATTATTTGACGCAATGCCTGATAGGAACATTAGTTCGTGGAATACGATAATAACTGGTTATTCTCAAAATGGAGACATTGCTCATGCTAGAAGCTTGTTTGATAGAATGCATCATCGAGATTGCATCTCTTGGGCAGCAATAATTGCCTGTTATGCTCAGAGCGGTGATAGTGAGGAGGCAATACGAATGTTTGTCGAAATGAAGAGGTACGGAGAGAGGATAAATAGATCAGCATTTACTAGTGTATTGAGCACATGCTCTGACGTCGCAGCTTTTGAGCTGGGGAAGCAGATACATGGCCGTGTAATTAAAGCTGGATATGAATTTGGCTGCTTTGTGGGGAATGCTCTCCTTGCCATGTACTGTAGATGTGGGAGCATTGATGAGGCACAGGAAGTGTTCATAGGAATTGAGCATAGGGATGTTGTCTCGTGGAACACCATCATTATTGGTTATGCAAGACATGGATTTAGCAAAGAAGCTCTTGAACATTTTCACTCAATGAAACAGGCATGCATCCAGCCTGATGAAGTTACAATG GTCGGTGTTCTGTCCGCATGTAGTCACACAGGCTTGGTAGAGTTGGGCAGAAAGTACTTTGATTCCATGAATCATGATTATGGCATAGTGGCAAATTCAAAGCACTATACTTGCATGATTGATCTTTTGGGTCGTGCAGGACGGCTAGATGATGCTCAAAATCTGATGAAAAATATGCCTTTCGAGCCAGATGCAGCAACATGGGGGGCCCTCCTTGGTGCCAGCCGGATTCACGGAAATACCGAGTTAGGAGAAAAGGCAGCTGAAATGATATTTGCATTGGAACCTTGGAATGCTGGAATGTATGTTCTTCTTTCCAATTTATATGCAGCTTCAGGCAGGTGGCTTGATGTTAATAAAATGAGATTTAAAATGTGGGATACTGGCGTTAAAAAAATACCGGGGTATAGCTGGGTGGAAGTTCAGAATAAGATTCACACGTTTTCAGTGGGAGACTTTGCTCATCCTGAGAGTGATATGATACTAGCTTTCTTGGAAGAGCAAGATTTGAAGATGAAACTGGATGGTTACAACTCAACCACAAAACTGGTTTTGCATGATGTAGAAGAAGAGGAGAAACAGCAGATGCTAAAGTACCATAGCGAAAAATTAGCTGTTGCATATGGAATTATTAAGATACCCGAAGGGAGACCTGTTCGTGTTTTTAAAAACTTGCGGGTTTGTGAGGACTGCCATACGGCTATCAAACACATGGCGAAGATCATGGGCAGATTGATAATCTTGCGTGATCCTAACCGATTCCATCACTTCAATGGGGGAGAATGTAATTGTGGGGATTACTGGTAA
- the LOC142556751 gene encoding protein MOTHER of FT and TFL1-like: protein MATNVDPLVVGRVIGDVVDMFVPTVNMSVYYGSKHVTNGCDIKPSMAATPPRVLISGHPTGLYTLVMTDPDAPSPSEPSMREWIQWIVTDIPGCTNVAGGKEVLPYAGPRPPVGIHRYILVLFRQKAVMGSLEPPGCRSHFNTRAFAHHFDLGMPVATVYFNAHKEPANRKR from the exons ATGGCAACAAATGTTGATCCTTTGGTAGTTGGTAGGGTGATTGGTGATGTGGTTGACATGTTCGTTCCCACAGTGAACATGTCTGTTTACTATGGATCGAAGCATGTCACTAATGGCTGTGATATCAAGCCCTCCATGGCCGCGACACCACCCAGGGTTCTTATCTCTGGTCATCCCACTGGTCTCTACACTTTG GTGATGACCGATCCAGATGCGCCAAGTCCGAGTGAGCCTAGCATGAGGGAATGGATCCAGTG GATCGTGACGGACATTCCTGGCTGCACCAATGTTGCTGGAG GGAAAGAGGTCCTGCCGTATGCAGGGCCACGGCCACCGGTGGGGATCCACCGCTACATACTGGTTCTTTTCCGGCAGAAAGCAGTGATGGGTTCATTGGAGCCGCCGGGTTGCCGCTCGCATTTCAATACCAGGGCCTTCGCCCATCACTTTGATCTGGGAATGCCTGTTGCCACCGTCTACTTCAATGCTCACAAAGAACCCGCCAACCGAAAGCGCTGA
- the LOC142556134 gene encoding small ribosomal subunit protein RACK1 — MAQEQLILRGTMRSHTDWVTAIATPIDNSDMIVSSSRDKSLILWSLTKEDKNYGVPRRRLTGHGHFVQDVVLSSDGQFALSGSWDGELRLWDLQSGGTARRFVGHTKDVLSVAFSIDNRQIMSASRDKTIKLWNTLGECKYTIQDQDAHSDWVSCVRFSPNALQPMIVSGSWDRTVKIWNLANCKLRSTLTGHSGYVNTVAVSPDGSLCASGGKDGIILLWDLAEGKKLYSLDAGSVIHALCFSPNRYWLCAATESSIKIWDLESKSVVVDLKVDLKQESEMAAEETTQSVACKNKINYCTCLSWSADGSTLFSGYTDGVIRVWGIGRY; from the exons ATGGCGCAAGAGCAACTAATCCTTCGGGGCACAATGCGATCCCACACTGACTGGGTGACCGCCATCGCCACCCCCATCGACAACTCTGACATGATCGTCTCTTCCTCCCGTGACAAATCCCTCATTCTCTGGTCCCTCACCAAGGAGGACAAAAACTATGGAGTTCCCCGCCGCCGCCTCACTGGACACGGGCACTTCGTTCAGGACGTTGTCCTGTCATCCGATGGCCAGTTCGCTCTTTCTGGTTCTTGGGATGGTGAGCTCCGTCTGTGGGATCTACAGTCTGGGGGCACAGCTCGCCGATTTGTGGGCCACACTAAAGACGTGTTGTCTGTTGCTTTCTCAATTGATAACAGGCAGATCATGTCAGCCTCTAGGGACAAGACGATTAAACTGTGGAATACGCTTGGCGAATGCAAGTATACGATTCAGGATCAGGACGCTCATTCCGATTGGGTTTCTTGTGTGAG GTTTTCTCCAAATGCCCTGCAGCCAATGATTGTTTCAGGCTCGTGGGATCGGACGGTTAAGATTTGGAATTTGGCTAATTGTAAGCTGAGGTCTACGTTGACTGGCCATTCAGGATACGTGAACACCGTGGCAGTGTCGCCTGATGGGAGTTTGTGCGCTAGTGGTGGGAAAGATGGGATTATTTTACTTTGGGATTTGGCTGAGGGAAAGAAGCTTTATTCTTTGGATGCTGGTTCAGTTATTCATGCTCTGTGCTTCAGCCCAAATAGGTATTGGCTCTGTGCTGCCACAGAGTCTAGCATCAAGATTTGGGATTTGGAAAGTAAGAGCGTTGTGGTAGATCTTAAGGTTGATTTGAAGCAAGAGAGCGAGATGGCTGCTGAGGAAACAACTCAGTCTGTTGCATGTAAAAACAAG ATCAATTACTGCACCTGTCTTAGCTGGAGTGCTGATGGAAGCACCCTTTTCAGTGGTTACACAGACGGTGTTATTCGAGTTTGGGGCATTGGTCGCTACTAG
- the LOC142556140 gene encoding cyclin-dependent kinase D-3-like yields MAEVEQLLSKKVADRYLKREVLGEGTYGVVFKAIDTKTGQTVAIKKIRLGKQKEGVNFTALREIKLLKELKDENVIELIDTFPHKGNLHLVFEFMETDLEAVIRDRNIVLSPADIKSYIQMTLKGLTFCHKKWVLHRDMKPNNLLIGSRGQLKLADFGLARVFGSPDRRFTHQVFARWYRAPELLFGSKQYGPGVDVWAAACIFAELLLRRPFLQGNSDIDQLGKIFAAFGTPKPSQWQDLVYLPDYVEYQYVPGQPLRTLFPMASDDALDLLSKMFTYDPKSRISAQHALEHRYFSSIPPPTEPALLPRPPPKRESVNAKVSDFNAQEGPTVLSPPRKVRRVMPHREGFDLNAHHMDKMDVRGNEIRPTTGERSGQAPTSLDFSVFGMRPPNRPTINSSDRSHLKRKLDLEFQIPEED; encoded by the exons ATGGCAGAAGTGGAGCAATTACTGAGCAAGAAAGTAGCCGATCGTTACCTGAAGCGGGAGGTCCTCGGTGAAGGTACATACGGTGTCGTTTTCAAGGCCATCGATACCAAG ACTGGACAGACAGTTGCTATTAAGAAGATTCGGCTGGGGAAGCAGAAAGAGGGGGTGAATTTCACAGCATTAAGAGAAATTAAATTGCTCAAGGAGCTTAAGGATGAAAATGTTATCGAGTTAATTGATACCTTCCCACATAAAGGGAACTTGCACCTTGTGTTTGAGTTCATGGAGACAGATTTAGAAGCCGTTATCCGGGATAGAAATATAGTTCTTTCCCCAGCTGATATAAAGTCATACATTCAGATGACCTTGAAGGGACTTACATTTTGCCATAAGAAATGGGTCCTGCATAG GGATATGAAACCGAACAATTTGCTAATAGGATCCCGTGGGCAGCTTAAACTTGCTGATTTTGGTCTAGCTCGTGTATTTGGGAGCCCTGATCGGAGGTTCACTCATCAG GTTTTTGCTAGATGGTACAGAGCACCTGAGCTGTTGTTTGGTTCTAAGCAATACGGTCCAGGAGTAGATGTATGGGCTGCAGCTTGTATTTTTGCTGAACTGCTATTACGTCGACCATTTCTGCAG GGAAATAGCGATATTGATCAACTGGGAAAGATTTTTGCCGCATTTGGGACACCAAAGCCATCTCAATGGCAAGATTTGGTATATCTTCCTGATTACGTGGAATATCAATATGTTCCTGGCCAACCTCTGCGTACATTATTTCCCATGGCTAGTGACGATGCCTTGGACCTTTTATCTAAGATGTTTACATATGATCCAAAATCAAGAATTTCAGCACAACATGCCCTAGAGCATCG GTATTTTTCTTCCATTCCTCCACCTACAGAACCTGCTTTGCTCCCGAGGCCTCCACCAAAGAGGGAGTCGGTCAATGCTAAGGTTTCAGACTTCAATGCCCAGGAGGGTCCAACTGTATTGTCTCCTCCAAGAAAGGTTAGAAGAGTGATGCCTCATCGTGAGGGATTTGATCTAAATGCTCACCACATGGATAAAATGGATGTCCGTGGCAATGAGATAAGACCAACAACTGGAGAGAGGAGCGGACAGGCTCCAACATCGCTAGATTTCTCAGTTTTTGGAATGAGGCCACCTAATAGACCAACTATTAACAG TTCTGACAGATCACATCTGAAGAGGaaacttgatcttgaatttcaaATACCTGAAGAAGACTAA
- the LOC142556135 gene encoding protein DETOXIFICATION 16-like: MESADYESTALIEKIPDQENGCANEVKKQLWLAGPLVLVSLLQFCLQLISLMFVGHLGVLALSGASMATSFSSVTGFTLLMGMASALDTLCGQSYGAKQYHMLGIHMQRAMFVLLLVCIPLAIIWANTTSVLTALGQDPNISKEAGSYARFMIPSVFGFGLLQCQVRFLQTQNIVFPMMMSSGITTALHIPLCWALVYKSGLGVRGAAVANSVSYWMNILLLSLYIKFSSSCAKTWTGFSKEAIHNVLTFIRLAIPSAIMVCLEAWSFEMMVLLSGLLPNPELETSVLSICLNTAATVWMIPFGLSCAVSTRVSNELGAGHPRAARLAVGVVLVMAIGEGIMVGLILILIRNVWGYAYSNETAVARYVGIMMPILAASNFMDGVQCVLSGSVRGCGLQKIGAYVNLGSYYLLGVPLAILLAFVSHIGGKGLWLGILCALLVQVVSLLVIVSRTNWELEAKKAEERVFDSTVPVDVLI; this comes from the exons ATGGAGAGTGCAGACTATGAAAGTACAGCTCTGATTGAGAAAATCCCAGATCAAGAAAATGGTTGTGCAAACGAAGTGAAGAAGCAGCTGTGGCTAGCGGGTCCTCTAGTTTTGGTCAGTTTGTTGCAGTTTTGTTTGCAGCTGATCTCTTTGATGTTTGTGGGTCACTTGGGGGTGTTAGCTCTTTCCGGTGCTTCAATGGCCACTTCTTTTTCCTCCGTCACCGGTTTCACCTTGTTG ATGGGCATGGCTAGTGCATTAGACACGCTTTGCGGCCAATCTTATGGAGCAAAGCAGTATCATATGCTTGGCATCCACATGCAAAGAGCCATGTTTGTTCTTCTACTAGTGTGCATACCTCTCGCTATCATATGGGCAAACACAACTTCAGTTTTAACAGCTTTAGGCCAAGATCCTAATATATCAAAAGAGGCTGGAAGTTATGCTCGTTTCATGATTCCCAGCGTCTTTGGGTTTGGTCTTCTTCAATGCCAAGTCAGATTCCTCCAAACGCAAAACATCGTATTCCCCATGATGATGAGCTCGGGAATCACCACTGCTTTGCATATCCCTTTGTGTTGGGCTCTTGTTTATAAGTCTGGGCTTGGTGTTCGAGGAGCTGCGGTGGCAAATTCAGTATCTTACTGGATGAATATTTTGTTGTTGTCTCTTTACATCAAGTTTTCTTCTTCATGTGCGAAGACTTGGACAGGATTCTCAAAAGAAGCCATACATAACGTCCTTACTTTTATCAGACTTGCCATTCCTTCAGCAATCATGGTTTG CTTGGAAGCATGGTCTTTTGAAATGATGGTTCTACTTTCTGGTCTACTTCCAAACCCTGAGTTAGAAACCTCGGTGCTTTCAATCTG CCTTAACACAGCTGCAACCGTTTGGATGATCCCTTTCGGACTCAGTTGTGCAGTCAG CACACGAGTCTCTAATGAACTTGGGGCTGGGCATCCACGTGCTGCACGGTTAGCAGTTGGCGTTGTCCTAGTGATGGCTATCGGTGAGGGCATTATGGTAGGCCTGATTTTGATATTGATACGAAATGTGTGGGGATATGCTTACAGCAACGAAACAGCAGTTGCGAGATACGTTGGAATCATGATGCCAATTCTTGCAGCATCCAACTTCATGGATGGGGTTCAGTGTGTTCTTTCAG GATCGGTTCGAGGATGCGGTTTGCAAAAGATTGGGGCTTATGTTAATCTTGGATCATACTATCTTCTGGGCGTTCCATTGGCTATATTGTTAGCATTTGTTTCACACATAGGAGGAAAG GGTCTATGGTTGGGGATTCTATGCGCTTTACTGGTGCAAGTTGTGTCTCTTCTTGTTATTGTATCGCGCACAAATTGGGAACTCGAA GCGAAGAAGGCCGAAGAGAGAGTCTTCGACTCCACGGTTCCAGTGGACGTGTTGATATGA